A part of Tigriopus californicus strain San Diego chromosome 10, Tcal_SD_v2.1, whole genome shotgun sequence genomic DNA contains:
- the LOC131887587 gene encoding uncharacterized protein C8orf76-like, translated as MELGLNLEDDDFQGQSKKDSDNTISNSASLSYLAKQCPHKWFDNAQGPIGEADVQTLKFNADQAYLEKDYVKAFRFYEEVLKRTSKKNMSNRRDMMESLARCALHQNRSSQALEWALELHNTSHPNNIDHLTVSHDLLSQVYDAQGDSEESLAHLSRIIHIHPFVPDFWTRIGQCYVNFKDKILEYPISKSNLKQVQAFCFIRALVLLQRVETTVRSFAKEPNVKGQKVLLEQIRSFSLHPEEADRLHFFASLDIAHSRSDAKSGDAQSSASDSDGKDFQDLGRSERIKALEKEFENVPDSRAEWNPSMVIEGFELEWFKFMVE; from the exons ATGGAGTTGGGGCTCAATTTAGAGGATGATGACTTCCAAGGACAGTCTAAGAAAGATTCAGATAACACTATATCTAATAGTGCGTCGCTGAGCTACCTGGCCAAACAGTGCCCACACAAA TGGTTTGACAATGCACAAGGGCCTATTGGCGAAGCCGATGTTCAAACCTTAAAATTCAATGCTGATCAAGCTTACTTGGAAAAGGATTATGTCAAGGCCTTCCGATTCTACGAGGAGGTGCTGAAGCGCACGTCGAAGAAGAACATGAGCAATCGAAGAGATATGATGGAATCACTGGCCCGATGTGCTCTACACCAGAATCGATCAAGCCAAGCCCTGGAATGGGCCTTGGAATTG CACAACACTTCGCATCCGAATAACATCGATCATCTGACCGTCAGTCACGATCTTTTGAGTCAAGTCTACGACGCCCAAGGTGATTCCGAAGAATCTTTGGCTCACTTGAGCCGCATCATTCATATCCATCCATTTGTGCCGGATTTCTGGACTCGAATTGGCCAATGCTATGTGAATTTCAAGGACAAAATCCTGGAATATCCGATATCCAAGAGTAATTTAAAGCAGGTtcaagcattttgtttcattcgAGCTCTGGTCTTGCTACAACGTGTGGAGACCACGGTCCGTTCGTTTGCCAAAGAGCCCAATGTAAAAGGTCAAAAGGTCCTACTGGAGCAAATCCGATCATTCAGCTTGCATCCTGAAGAAGCAGAtcgattgcatttttttgccagcTTAGACATTGCTCATTCTCGCTCGGACGCCAAAAGTGGTGACGCTCAATCTTCAGCTTCCGATAGTGACGGAAAAGACTTCCAAGATTTGGGTCGATCGGAAAGGATAAAGGCCCTGGAGAAAGAGTTCGAAAATGTGCCCGACTCTAGAGCCGAATGGAACCCGTCAATGGTTATTGAAGGATTTGAACTGGAATGGTTTAAATTCATGGTTGAGTGA
- the LOC131887574 gene encoding xylosyltransferase oxt-like, translated as MFRTRIRSPRGINIQTNPTSVPNEEVRGMNHQEDQYARKVRKAGMELKPNPMGSWTFGKKIQLIFLVLIALFGFQLMVGILFSSWENKIAANAPSTGVPASSKTTTVSPAISDNNTEWYFEEYDVWVNCPQEEFGKDAKSALLRAKSKSCRSQIANVTCLAARSQLFPTYLRNQCAQSTDSRVVGTHLGCYKDSFSSRILNGGMTTYKTMLGKQKCLMLCTESGYLYAGLQYGSECFCGSERPNDGDRFPPEKSKCNYPCAGNPKENCGGYLAMDVYQTGLIPLRPAPATQEIKKALETPVRVVYLLTLSGRAVRQVRRLIRRLYHVDNYFLIHVDSRQDYLYRELLPLESQFRNIRLVQDRMATIWGGSSLLQMLLHCMKHLLTLDWDWSFVMNLSESDYPIKDPQELVHFLTINRGRNFVKSHGRDAPTFIKKQGMDKTFVECDNHMYRIGSRQIPMGIQIDGGSDWVCLHRDFVQYLTHGSDETLEGLKRFFNFALLPAEAFFHIVLKNTEFCSTILNNNLHLTNWNRKQGCKCQHKAVVDWCGCSPNDFKPSDWNRLLGAEKRPLYFGRKFEPVINQEILFQVDQWIYGDDFQVNLTSVHSFWQNIFHHQDTSPAPKIEYLSVASSLIQDFLDQQSPKIGFDKVLEITSYQNNDRLQGILVLFLSSEPSVAAFEVLIKLSFQRKTVQLQDFNIDIRVGSEYDKKEQVFRNLFEVMEPESDPHLMYQSDPFNSTHVITFAWFDPKGTLSAVSDKRFYNASSVLDAIPSGLSRPLHPGMWTVQAIVNGQMKAEIQFPIFPILPSLIPDQKQWEKLHEGSVSPKDISTFEIEPKFVALSKAHPSLSHPRFSPKLSNSDADVQAYINDLASAFFTVKSICAVSLDQTTVQSPLCHDQPWSSFSPDPKSKITEINPDTGLLS; from the coding sequence ATGTTTCGCACTAGGATACGGAGCCCACGCGGTATCAATATTCAGACGAACCCCACTTCTGTTCCCAATGAAGAGGTCAGGGGAATGAACCACCAAGAAGATCAGTATGCTAGAAAGGTTCGGAAAGCGGGAATGGAGCTCAAGCCAAATCCAATGGGATCTTGGACATTCGGCAAAAAGATCCAATTGATCTTTTTAGTGCTCATCGCTTTGTTTGGATTCCAATTGATGGTTGGAATTCTGTTCTCTTCTTGGGAAAACAAGATCGCCGCGAATGCTCCATCGACTGGTGTTCCTGCATCAAGTAAAACAACCACGGTTTCCCCAGCAATCTCAGATAACAATACGGAGTGGTACTTTGAAGAGTACGATGTTTGGGTCAATTGCCCTCAAGAAGAGTTCGGCAAGGATGCCAAATCAGCACTTCTGCGCGCCAAGTCCAAAAGCTGTCGATCCCAAATTGCCAATGTCACGTGTTTGGCAGCTCGATCTCAGCTCTTTCCCACTTACCTCAGGAACCAATGCGCTCAAAGTACTGATTCAAGAGTGGTTGGAACCCATCTAGGCTGCTACAAGGATTCGTTTTCCAGCCGAATTCTCAACGGTGGAATGACCACATATAAGACGATGCTCGGAAAGCAAAAGTGCCTGATGCTTTGTACCGAATCCGGCTACCTTTATGCCGGACTTCAGTATGGATCCGAGTGCTTCTGTGGCAGTGAAAGACCAAACGACGGGGATCGTTTTCCGCCTGAAAAGTCCAAGTGCAACTATCCTTGTGCGGGCAATCCCAAAGAAAATTGCGGAGGCTATTTAGCCATGGATGTCTATCAAACCGGTCTGATCCCGTTGCGACCGGCTCCGGCCACTCAGGAAATCAAAAAAGCTCTCGAAACGCCAGTTAGAGTTGTGTATCTGTTGACTTTGAGTGGTCGTGCCGTGCGACAAGTCCGGCGATTGATTCGACGGCTTTACCACGTGGACAATTACTTCCTGATCCATGTAGATTCCAGACAGGACTACTTGTATCGTGAATTGCTTCCCTTGGAGAGTCAATTTCGGAACATCCGTTTGGTCCAAGATCGAATGGCCACCATTTGGGGTGGATCTTCCTTGCTTCAGATGCTTCTACATTGCATGAAACATCTGCTTACTCTCGATTGGGATTGGAGCTTTGTGATGAACCTATCAGAATCGGACTACCCAATAAAGGATCCTCAAGAGTTGGTGCATTTCCTTACCATCAACCGGGGCAGAAATTTTGTCAAGTCTCATGGGCGTGATGCCCCCACATTCATCAAAAAACAGGGTATGGACAAGACATTTGTGGAATGTGATAATCACATGTACCGCATCGGATCCCGACAGATCCCAATGGGGATCCAGATCGACGGAGGATCAGATTGGGTGTGTCTACATCGGGATTTCGTGCAGTATCTCACACATGGCTCGGATGAGACTTTAGAGGGATTGAAACGATTCTTCAATTTTGCCTTATTGCCAGCCGAGGCTTTCTTTCATATTGTTCTCAAGAACACGGAATTTTGCTCCACGATTCTCAACAACAATCTTCATCTCACCAACTGGAACCGAAAACAAGGCTGTAAATGCCAACATAAAGCTGTCGTAGATTGGTGCGGTTGTAGTCCCAATGATTTCAAGCCCTCAGATTGGAACCGACTATTGGGAGCGGAAAAGCGACCACTTTATTTTGGTCGAAAATTCGAGCCCGTCATCAATCAAGAGATTCTTTTTCAAGTAGATCAATGGATTTACGGTGATGATTTCCAAGTCAATCTCACCAGTGTTCATTCCTtctggcaaaatattttccatcaTCAAGACACGTCACCAGCTCCAAAAATAGAGTATTTAAGCGTGGCTTCCTCTCTCATTCAAGATTTCCTAGATCAGCAGTCTCCTAAAATAGGTTTTGACAAAGTCTTGGAAATCACATCTTACCAAAACAACGACCGGTTACAAGGTATTTTAGTGCTCTTCCTATCTAGCGAACCTTCCGTAGCCGCATTCGAAGTATTGATCAAGCTAAGCTTCCAAAGAAAAACAGTACAATTGCAAGACTTCAACATCGACATTCGTGTTGGATCAGAATATGATAAGAAAGAACAAGTGTTTCGCAATCTTTTTGAGGTCATGGAGCCAGAATCGGACCCTCATTTAATGTATCAATCTGATCCCTTCAACTCAACACATGTGATCACCTTTGCGTGGTTTGATCCTAAGGGAACATTATCCGCTGTGAGTGATAAGAGGTTCTACAACGCCTCCTCCGTCTTGGATGCAATTCCCAGCGGTCTATCTCGTCCCCTGCATCCTGGAATGTGGACTGTACAAGCCATTGTGAATGGACAAATGAAAGCAGAGATCCAGTTCCCCATCTTTCCAATACTACCCTCCCTAATCCCGGATCAAAAGCAATGGGAGAAACTTCATGAAGGGTCGGTCTCACCAAAGGACATTTCCACCTTCGAGATCGAACCCAAATTCGTGGCATTGTCCAAAGCCCACCCTTCCCTTTCGCATCCTCGCTTCTCGCCCAAACTTTCAAATTCTGATGCTGATGTTCAGGCCTACATCAACGACCTAGCTTCGGCCTTTTTTACTGTCAAGTCAATTTGTGCCGTCTCTCTTGATCAAACTACAGTTCAAAGCCCATTGTGCCATGACCAACCTTGGAGTTCATTTAGTCCAGACCCCAAATCAAAAATAACCGAGATCAATCCCGACACGGGTCTCTTGTCGTAA